In Colletotrichum higginsianum IMI 349063 chromosome 1, whole genome shotgun sequence, the DNA window GTAACCTCGTCTGCACCTTCGCCGGCGCCTACGTGCTCCAGATGGTCGCATGGGGCATCTTCATCGTACTTCTGTTCCCCCAGTACCTCTCCAGCCTCCGCTCTATCCCCGGGCCTAAGGACGACCACTGGTTGATGGGACAGTACCCGAGGATCATCCGCGAGCCCACAGGCGTGCCCATGATGGAATGGTGAGTAGACCACCTTTTGGAATGGCCTGAGAAGATATACCACTCGCAGCAACCGCTGCATCGCCCATTGTATCTGGCTGCAGCAAAAGGAAGGAAAACTAACTGTTGCTCACCCAGGGTCAACACCATCCCTCACGAAGGCATCATCCGCTACCGCGGCTTGTTCAACCAGGAGCGCCTCTTGATCACGTCGCCCAAGGCCTTGGCCGAGGTGCTCGTCACCCGCAACTACGACTTCCACAAGCCCAGCGCCGTCCGCTCCTCCATCGGCCgcatcctcggcgtcggcgtgctactggccgagggcgacgagcacAAGTTCCAACGCAAGAACCTCATGCCCGCCTTCGCCTTCCGCCACGTCAAGGACCTGTACCCTCGCTTCTGGAGCAAGGCCTGCGAGGGCGTCCAGGCCATCACCGACGCCGTTcacgccgatgccgccaaaGGCCCGCCAAAAGGGCTCACCGAAACCGAGAAGGCCGGCATGGGCCCTaacgtcgccgtcctcgagatCGGTAACTGGGCCTCACGCACCACCCTCGATATCATAGGCATGGCCGGCATGGGCCGCGACTTTGGCGCCATCCGCGACCCCTCCAACCCGCTGGCCCAGACTTACCAGCAGGTCTTCAAACCGAGCCGCCAGGCCCagatcctcgccgtcctcggcatGTTCTTGCCGGGGCCCCTCGTCCACCACCTGCCCTTCTCGCGCAACGGCGACATCGCAAAGGCGGCCAACACCATCCGTGCCACCTGCCGCGAGCTCATCCGCGAGAAGCAGGACAAGCTGCGCCACAAGAAGCTCACGGATGTCGACATCCTctccgtcgccctcgagtcCGGCTGCTTCACCGAGGACAACCTCGTCGACCAGATGATGACattcctcgccgccggccacgagaccaccgcctcggccatgatgTGGGCCATCTACTGCCTCTGTCTCCATCCGGACGTCCAGTCACGCCTGCGCCGCGAGGTCCGCGACCGCCTCCCGGCCCCCGGAACCCCGGGCGACATCACCGCCCTCGACATCGACCACATGCCCTACCTCAACGCCGTCTGCAACGAAGTGCTCCGCTACTACTCCCCCGTGCCCATGACCCtgcgcgaggccgtcgttgacaccgtcatcgacggccaCAAGGTGCCCAAGGGCACCCGCATCATGCTCTGCCCCTGGGCCATCAACAAGGATACGGCCCTGTGGGGCCCGGACGCCGGCCGCTTCGACCCGGAGCGCTGGCTAACCCGCAGTGACGGCAGTGGCGGCGATAACAACGCCGAGagcaagaagacggcggccagcgGTGGCGCCACGAGCAACTACGCCTTCATGACGTTCCTGCACGGTCCGCGGAGCTGCATCGGACAGGGCTTCGCAAAGGCCGAGTTCGCTTGCATTCTCGCCTCCTGGATCGGCCGCTTCGAGTTCAGCCTGCGAAACAAGGAAGAGTacgacgagaagaacctGTCCATCAAGGGCGGCGTGACGGCGCGGCCGTCAAAGGGCCTGCACGTGTAcgtcaaggtcgtcgacgggtGGTGATGGGAAGGGAGAAGGGGTTCTTTTGTGTATGCGTGGTTTGCGGGTGTGTTTGTTGTGTTGTATGGTAATGAAACGGGCGCGTGACGCAGCATATGGCTTGACTAGGCTGGGTTTCCTGGTtcgaagagggggggggatataCTTGGACATGGGAAAACATGAACGTACGGCGCGAACTGGACCTTCTGCGGGGAGGTTTCCCCTGGGTGGCATTGGGTTCTTTCTCCGAAGGGAAGGGTAGACGACGGTGCTGGATCCTATCAGTAACATGTACGCCGTATTGAAAACAACCCGTTCCCTTCCCTCCGGTCCTCCATCATCTTGTCCCAGGCGTTCTCCCCATCCCCGCTTCTCCCCTCAAACCCGAGTATCTTTAGGACGCGGTTAAAGATGAGGACGATTCGGCACGACGTAACCAAATCAAAACAACCactcctctctttctctctctctagtctacttcttttctccttccATGTTCACGTGTTAAACAAATAGCAGCGGGGAGGGctggaggggaggagggcgttTGACGTCCGTGGTGTATAGGTCAAGAGACCTATATAGGAGACATCCGACAGGGGCAATGCCGCTTCTCGATGGTGCTATCCACAGTGCCGCCAAGCAACCGGCGCAGTACCGCGTCAAAGAACGGGTCGGTCGGGCCTTTGGTCCTGTGAGACGGTGATCTTGATGGTCACTACAGGGTGTTCCGTCGTTGGTTTTCCCAACGACCAACGAATGAATGCTGGGCCCCCCGATAGGTCGAAGTCGCTCGTCTACCACTCTCATCTTCCTTCCCCGGCCTCCGGGGATGCGCCGTATTTCAAGCACTCGCTCACCTCAACGAGGTAGCCAACGTTCTTTGAACAAAAAATTGTTTTTAAAATTTTGTCATGGTGTTCGAGAGCCGATAATGTGCCACTTGGAGGATCTCCCGGTTGAAGGGACAAATCAAGCATCCTGCGGAGGCGGTGGGCGGGTGTAATTTCTGAATGTACAGCAGGTGGAAGTCTATATGCACGCCATGGAACCCATGCAATCAGACTCTCTTGCCCTGCTTCAACAAATCACCCACCTTCGGGGGCAGCACCAGCGCGCTCCTGTCGTTCCGTCTGTAAAAGTCCACGACAGCcagcgccgtcttctcgggCAGATCCTCCTGGATGAAGTGGCCCGCCTCGGGGAAGACCTGCAACGCGTACTTGCCTGGTTTCGGACCGTCAGCCAATTGCCCCCTTTTCCCAGGCTTCAAAGCGAAGGAGAGTTTCCGATGAGACTTACCCTGCATCTGGCCGATGGTCAGCTCCGTGTCTAACCTGTCGGTGcccgccagcagcaacagcttGCCGCCTCTCGCCTCGAGGAACTTCTTGCTCAGGCCGACGAACCAACCCTCCCAGAACGGCTGTGTCGCCGCCAAGTCTGTCCTCcaccgccacggccgcgtTGGGTCGAGCGAGTCATCGTAGACCAGGAGCGCCGGCACCGAAGTGCGCGCCGAGACGGAGTTGCGGATGGTGCGGGAACGGATGTGCCAGTCGATACCCGACTGCAGGCTGGCAAAGCCGGTGGGACGCGTCGACAGGTACGTCAACATGCTCTGCAACGCATCCATGGCCgagccctcgacgacgtccaggACCCCGTAACCCAGGAGCGAGCTCCCCAGCTTTCCCGATTTGGCCAGGTTGGTGACGACGGCCCCGCCCAGTGAGTGGCCGATGAGCACGATGGGGGGCAGTTCGGGCCAGGACATTTGCGTCTTGGTGAGCTGGATGACGCTGAGCAAGTCGTCCGTCAGGACGTCGAGCTTCAGGTTGAGCTCCGTGCCGTCCGTGACGACGGTCGAGCCGTGGCCTCGGGCGTCAGGGGACAGCACACCGGCCGAGGGAAGACGTTTCCTGATTTCCGCCGAGAGAACAGCAAACGACAGGCCAGAAgagccggcgccgtggtGCATGACGAAGAGAGGGCCTTTGCCGACAGGCGAGTTGAGGTAGGCGTGGTAGGTCACGGCGGGAGGGCCGTTGTCGTCTGGCGTCGCGGGCTCAAGAAACAGCTCCCGCTCGAAGTAGGTCGTCCAGGGGATTTGCTCGAGCGTGCGGCCCCGGGATACACTAGAAGAAAATCAGCGTCCGGCCGAGTCGCGTCTCCTCTATGTATATTTCCTGGCTGCGGGATTGGAAGGACATATGAGCcgccagtcagtcagtcagtcagtgaATCTCACCCTTGGGGTCGAGCGAACAAGTTCTGGCTCGGAGACGGGATGATGGTGCCCGTAGAGGAGGCGGAtgaggcggacgaggccgaggacgaatCCCCGTCGTCCATGTGTTCCGGCAGTTCGGGGAGTTGATCGGCGTCgggctcctcgtcgaggtcatTGAGCGGCTCGGGAAAGGGATGCATAGGGTCAAGCTTTCGCTTGGCCCAGGCCCGTTGCAACTCACTCATTCTGGGCGATACTGTCCCTTGGGCGGtcgaacggcggcggcgttacTTCTTGGACGGCTTAGCCTGGTGACGAAGGCTGAGAGAAAGACGGACGGAGGGTGTGGCGCCgcacgtcctcggcgaccagTCGGGATGCCAAGCCCGGCGGAGCGTAACAAGGCAGACGATGGCCTGTGGCACGGGAGGAATAGAAGGGGTAAAGGGGAATAGCAAAGCTGGGGCGGTCGACTGGGGAGAGGTGGTGAGTTTGGATTTTAGGGGAGTGATGTGAGAC includes these proteins:
- a CDS encoding Cytochrome P450, producing MAPPPWRGALITSAAVTVFLALRQPVLSRCNLVCTFAGAYVLQMVAWGIFIVLLFPQYLSSLRSIPGPKDDHWLMGQYPRIIREPTGVPMMEWVNTIPHEGIIRYRGLFNQERLLITSPKALAEVLVTRNYDFHKPSAVRSSIGRILGVGVLLAEGDEHKFQRKNLMPAFAFRHVKDLYPRFWSKACEGVQAITDAVHADAAKGPPKGLTETEKAGMGPNVAVLEIGNWASRTTLDIIGMAGMGRDFGAIRDPSNPLAQTYQQVFKPSRQAQILAVLGMFLPGPLVHHLPFSRNGDIAKAANTIRATCRELIREKQDKLRHKKLTDVDILSVALESGCFTEDNLVDQMMTFLAAGHETTASAMMWAIYCLCLHPDVQSRLRREVRDRLPAPGTPGDITALDIDHMPYLNAVCNEVLRYYSPVPMTLREAVVDTVIDGHKVPKGTRIMLCPWAINKDTALWGPDAGRFDPERWLTRSDGSGGDNNAESKKTAASGGATSNYAFMTFLHGPRSCIGQGFAKAEFACILASWIGRFEFSLRNKEEYDEKNLSIKGGVTARPSKGLHVYVKVVDGW
- a CDS encoding Protein phosphatase methylesterase 1, which translates into the protein MSELQRAWAKRKLDPMHPFPEPLNDLDEEPDADQLPELPEHMDDGDSSSASSASSASSTGTIIPSPSQNLFARPQGVSRGRTLEQIPWTTYFERELFLEPATPDDNGPPAVTYHAYLNSPVGKGPLFVMHHGAGSSGLSFAVLSAEIRKRLPSAGVLSPDARGHGSTVVTDGTELNLKLDVLTDDLLSVIQLTKTQMSWPELPPIVLIGHSLGGAVVTNLAKSGKLGSSLLGYGVLDVVEGSAMDALQSMLTYLSTRPTGFASLQSGIDWHIRSRTIRNSVSARTSVPALLVYDDSLDPTRPWRWRTDLAATQPFWEGWFVGLSKKFLEARGGKLLLLAGTDRLDTELTIGQMQGKYALQVFPEAGHFIQEDLPEKTALAVVDFYRRNDRSALVLPPKVGDLLKQGKRV